The Lycium barbarum isolate Lr01 chromosome 10, ASM1917538v2, whole genome shotgun sequence genome includes a region encoding these proteins:
- the LOC132615201 gene encoding uncharacterized protein LOC132615201 yields MVPLTTQQNCSFSKVLLVLCFLLVLLASSFISTQSHQIKKNNASSTRITRRILELDIIDYDDDDDSPQPIKKKKSISNINDSSQPIKKKKSISNINDSKKKSKLTSFSSSKNQTKLIKSTTSSSKNQTKLTKISSFSSSSIKNQTKLAKTKLSLSDSFFGSTKNKTKLIKPTPEEKLSLKSQLKKLNSTSTKSSNSTKKTSSDLSKITSSLPKNKTTKVTNTNNLNESKSKSKNTTKNQSSTNKNTKKETTHKDAQPYWLENDEDDLMSGFIDLPSKFQETLLPDLEKISKTSKVYLNKANKEFTKNFKPIVGNKYAPTIASILSFVFIIIPLILVSLIFNKIKAYFSLQRLLIFIQVYLSIYFSILCLSSLVTGLEPLKFFYATSQSTYICLQLMQTLGYVLYLLMLLMYLVLVFSTETGHATKMIGLAQTFVGFAVGLHYYMTVFHKAVLRMPPRTSWRIHAIYATCFLLICLLSRAERMKKTYLEEGGEEGKKS; encoded by the coding sequence ATGGTTCCACTTACTACTCAACAAAATTGCAGCTTTTCTAAGGTACTTTTAGTACTATGTTTTCTTTTAGTCTTATTAGCTTCTTCATTCATTTCTACTCAGAGTCATCAAATTAAGAAGAACAATGCTTCATCAACAAGAATAACAAGAAGAATTTTGGAGCTAGACATTATTgattatgatgacgatgatgattctCCTCAACCAATCAAGAAGAAAAAATCCATTTCAAACATTAATGATTCTTCTCAACCAATCAAGAAGAAAAAATCCATTTCAAACATTAATGATTCTAAGAAGAAATCCAAATTAACTTCATTTTCCAGTTCCAAGAACCAAACCAAACTCATCAAATCCACCACTAGCTCTTCCAAGAACCAAACCAAATTAACCAagatttcttctttttcttcttcttcaatcaaGAACCAAACCAAGCTTGCAAAAACTAAACTTTCTTTATCTGATTCATTTTTTGGTTCaaccaagaacaaaacaaagctcATCAAGCCCACCCCAGAAGAGAAACTTTCACTAAAATCCCAATTGAAAAAACTCAATTCCACTTCCACCAAGTCCTCAAATTCAACCAAAAAAACATCCTCAGATCTATCGAAAATAACCTCTTCTTTACCAAAGAACAAAACAACCAAAGTCACCAACACAAACAACCTCAAtgaatccaaatccaaatccaagaaCACAACAAAAAACCAATCTTCCACAAACAAAAATACCAAGAAAGAAACTACACATAAGGATGCACAGCCTTATTGGCTAGAAAACGATGAAGATGACTTAATGTCTGGTTTTATAGATTTACCATCCAAATTTCAAGAAACCCTTTTACCAGATTTAGAAAAAATCTCAAAAACATCAAAAGTTTACCTCAACAAAGCCAATAAAGAGTTCACCAAGAACTTCAAACCAATAGTAGGCAACAAATATGCACCCACAATTGCCTCTATACTTTCATTTGTATTCATTATAATCCCTCTAATTCTTGTTTCTCTCATTTTCAATAAAATCAAAGCTTATTTTTCACTCCAAAGACTATTAATATTCATCCAAGTTTATCTCTCAATATATTTCTCAATCCTAtgtctttcctctttagtcaCTGGTTTAGAACCACTTAAGTTTTTCTATGCTACTTCACAGTCCACTTACATTTGCCTACAACTCATGCAAACACTTGGTTATGTGTTGTACCTTTTGATGTTATTAATGTACCTTGTTTTAGTATTCTCAACTGAGACTGGGCATGCTACAAAGATGATTGGGCTGGCCCAAACATTTGTGGGCTTTGCTGTTGGGTTGCATTATTACATGACAGTGTTTCATAAGGCTGTATTACGTATGCCACCTAGGACAAGTTGGAGAATTCATGCAATTTATGCCACGTGTTTTCTTTTGATTTGTTTGTTGAGTAGAGCTGAAAGAATGAAGAAAACCTATTTAGAAGAAGGGGGTGAAGAAGGTAAAAAGAGCTAA